TATGTgacacccctaaaataaccttgccgccacccccccccgcaactctctTTTGGATCAGGAGCCCCAATTTGAGAAATCCTGGTCTCCCCCTTAAATCTGTATtgtgtagggtaaaagcacacaaaataccagatttcacagggggaaaccagatttcacggtccgtgacacatttttcatggctgtgaatttggtagggccctattcattaCACTCTACTGTAGGCAGGTCAAATCAGTCGCGTCTGCAGTTACAAAAGAGATCCTGCATCTTTCCCTTGAGGAAGTCTCATTCCCTGGGAGGGGTTCAGCTTCCATGTTGTCGTCCAGGAGATGCACATCTGCAGCTGTCTGTTCGGAATGATACCAACGGTTCATTCTCATGGTCCATGTGGCAGAATCTTTCTGGATTGCTCCACCACCAATAACTAAACAAGTGCTGCAGAAGAGTGGATCTCAAGAGTAAGCCACCATCACCAGAGATCCCAAAACCATTTTATGCTGACCTGGGCTGTGTCCCAGGAGAACAGATTTTACTCTGTAACCAGCATCTGTATGTCCATCCAGTCTGGCTGATTGTAGCCTATTGCTCCTGCAAACTCCAACACTTTAAAGGTGGCCTGTTCTTTACTACAGATGAGCTGGGCCAGGCAGATTTCTCACAGGAAAACTGTGGCAACCGTTTCAAATGTCACCAAATCATCTGGTTACATTTGGGTCAGAGGGTGGCTATTCAACAGGGTGGCTGCTGATGAGGCCAGATGGCAACTCAACATCTGCTGCAATAGGTCCCAGATTGCTCCTGCTGTTGTGCAGTAACCTGCTGTTGCTGAGTAGCCAGCTGCCGCAATACTTAAGTGCTGCTGTTGCTCCTAGGCCTGGTTTTCAATCATCCACTTTAACAATTTGTCTGCTTCTATGGTAATATAGGGATGCCTACATTTAAACTTCATGAGAGTACACTATGAGAAAGCTCAAATAATACTGGCATAATTTATATTTCTTTTGAAATCTTTATTGGGCATTTAACACAGAATATATATAAGATCAAGAGAACATGCTTTTAACTTCAAATGTAttttaacaaactttttttgGTTTGGTAATATTCTATTATTGTGATATCATTTTACTTAACCCACGTTTTCTCTAATGATCTAAGGGCTTATCAGGATGAACAGTTTGTACATGGCAAACGGGGTATAATCTACAGCACACTTGCATGCTGTGCagtaactgtccatgtggaccctgctatgGTGCGCTAAAAGTTCCCTGGTGGGCTTTGAGCTAATCCCATTAAGTGTTAAACCTGAACAGTACAAAACTGTAACATTTTCATACAATGCTAAATTTTAATCTGCAGATTAATGTTTTGAAACCTTCAACATGTTCTTTTTGGCTGATATGCTgtattttaaattgtatgtaaattGATGAGCAATCtggatttatttttccttcagCATGAAGCTGTTTGATACATTACTTGGACTTTGTGCGTCACTAAAAGAGCTGctgttttttcctcttgtttttatATTTACCCTTTTGTGTGATGATCTGCCACGAATtccaaaaaatgttaaaaatactgGAATAAAAACAAGACCATGAACAGCTCCAAACAAGATAACGAGAAACATAATCTTAAAAAATGTTCTGAAGATGTAAGCTTTTGCTGCAGAGAGCACAATTACTCCTAATATAGTGGAGATAGCACCTTGGATCACCAGGTAACCTAGCAGATACAGGGCATCAACTGCCCTTTCATTGACAGTTGACTTTTCACTTGAAACAAATGCATAGGATATATGAGCAGAAAAATCTACTGAAAACCCGATGCAAATGACAAGGTTAATCATAGATATGGAATCAAGATTAACATTCCAGTATGTCATGAAACCAGCAACTCCAGCAATAACAGAAGCAATAGCAAAAGTTACCCACAAGGAGCAGAGCGGATTGGGAATAAGCAGCAAGGAAACACACAACATGACTCCAGTAGCAATTCCAATATTCTGAATGGTGTTTGGCACTATTACAATATACTGATCATAGTATATGAATGCTGGGTGATATACCATTAATGGGATCTTACAGTCCTTGGGCTAGGTCTTTAATTGGTGTAAAAGGTTCTTCTCATCAACTGCAGTAGTAACATTCACTGTTTGAATGAAAAAATGTGAGGCTGCTATTTCTTGATAGCGAATATCAATGTCCCATTCTAACTCTGGAAATAATTTATATAGTTCAGATAGATTACCCATGAAAAACGCCTTAGTATCTATATTCAGTGAACCAATTCTAGCAACATTCTCATACATTCGTAGCCATGACTCTGAGAGACTCTTCTCCACATAGGAGTTATTTTCTAAAGACTCCATACATACGATTCTCAATGTCATTACGAATGGATGGATTCCAATAAAGTTCCAAGAAAATCCACATTTTCTGTGATAGTGACCATAATCCTAGGACCGTACTCTGAGAAATATTCATCTTCCCAGTCATAGTACCCAGTCATAGTACCGAATTCATAAGAATCGTCACTAGCCAGATTTCGCAGGACTGTACCTTCCTTTATCTGAGTACACCCATAAATACTTCTAGCCAGGAACCCTTCATACAGCAACACCACAAACACTTTGGTCCAGATCTTTGTAAGGAAAGGACCATAATATTTCCTAAAGAATTTGTTCATTGGATGTTCACCTTCTCCCCCAGAAGATTTATCAGAAAACCCTCCTACACAGCACATGTTGTACAAGCAGGAGCGATGAGGCTGAACAATGTCCTTCACTTTTGTGAAAATTAACAAATGTCTGTTGCCTTCTTCCCTTTTACCATTTAAAGCAAGAACAGCTCCTAAAAATGTGATGTTGTATAAATAGCAGAAGATGAAAGCAGTTCCTATGTAGAGACAAAAGGACTTCACAGACTGAAAGGAATTCACGATCCCTATGTAGAAAACTAAAACATCAGTGAGAGTGGTGATTGTGATAGACACTGCTGCCTCTGCATAAGTTTCAGCCATCCACTTTTCAACTTTATTTTTAGGATTAGTCTGTTGCCAGTCTGTTGAACATGTCATCAACACCAACCCCTACAAAAGGGAAAAGGTTAATAGCTTATTGTATATACCGTCAATATCAATTTCTAATGGAAAATAGCAGAATTGCAAAACAAGCAATGACTTAAGCTGAGCAATAAGCATTGTGTTCACACCAAGTGAAGTTATGGACCCCCAGAAAATAAATGTCACCCGCCCCCTCCATATATGAGGTAATGTATTACATTTTCCCATGGTgagatctctttctctctcaccacatttcTCTGAAAGAGAAAGCATGTCTAGGATAATGAGGTAGATCCCTCAGCCATGCTATGGAAAGTACAGAACTGCTTTTGGGAGCATAGATCCACCTTCAACCTCACACTGAGCTGAACGGCCCTCTGCTGCTGTACCTCCTGCATTACCTGTGAGCCCTTATTTTGTACATTCTGCACTGCTGAATAACAGAATGGATAAACACCTGGAAAACGACTATCAGACCCAGTGGTCTTAACTTATAATTGTGCTGATCCCAGATTCATGCCATGTAAAAATAATCTCCCACTAGGCACATTTtgcatttccattttttccatcaAGCCCAATTTCTTTTCACTTACCCAATATAAGAAATAGTACATTTGCTACAGTCATGTCAAATGGTACCCCACATAACAGCAACAATCCAAAGCTGCTTAGCACAGCTAACCCAGAAGACAGAACTCTAAAGGCTGCAGCCCACACTTTATTTCATACACAGTCAATCCTGGAAAATTGCATCTTGTTAAGATTTTAAAAGCATCTTGTTAAGATTTTAAATGCTGtagtttttatattatataaGAATACATAAATTTATAATTACCATGTTTTGTAAAAGCACCTTTGGTTACAAGATTCTCATTAATACCTTAATGAGAGCATCAGgtattaacattttaaagtcaCAACATGGGCCAAATCAGTCCTTCAGTTTAAACTGCACAACCAGTGACTCAGTGTAGGTGCATGAGTTTAACTAACAGTAGAATTGTTGTAGCTCTCTATTCCCCCATCATACAACGAGTAAAAATTATGATGCCACCTATTGGGAAGCAAAGAGTTGTGAAACTCTTCCCTGATTATGTAAACCTCAGTTTTCTTTGACTCCTAGGCTCCTTGCCTGAGAAGTGTGGAGTCCTTTCTCctgttctctccttccttctgcctctctctcactAACTTGCAAAACActaaggaaaaagagaagataagaaaaaggaaagaaaatgaccAGAATGAAGAAACCTGAGGGCTCTTTTccagactggagagagagaatgaaaggcagtgctctgagctctgctgctGAGCACCTCTGTTTTGCGGGGAGGGAAAGGCTCAACTGGGGCAGCCATTCAATTGGACATTATGACGCCCACCTCTAAGGTGGATTCCAGCATGTCTTGTCTTTGCCTCTCCTATGAGCAGCAAGTGGGCTCCCCTGACTGGAGTACATTTGGCTGTAGTATGGTGCCTGACACATTGATATGAGCACTCTGCCTGGGCCTGAAGTCCAGCTTCACAGCTTACACAGCTCTGTGATAGCATCTGTACCCTCCACAGAGTTCAGAGGTCTCCCAACTGGTCCCAGTGCTGGTGACACACTTTATTAGTAGgtaatcatttttcttttgacTTCGTTGTTTAATACATTGTTTTGAAAAGGAaactcaccttaactgattactcttgttatagtgggtatggcaacacccattttttcatgttctctgtgtgtgtgtgtgtcttcctactgtattttccactgcatggatctgatgaagtgggttttagcccatgaaagcttatgctcaaataaatttgttagtctctaaggtgccacaagtactcctcgttctttttgctgatacagaataACATGGCTACTATTCTAAAACCTATGCAAGTTATGTTGGGAATGTATATCTTAGTTTGGTGTGAAATAAACTATTTTAGTGCATCTGTGTCCTTCGTAAATGAAAACACAGGGGTTGATGTGGCAAGGTCCTCAGGATTGTGAATCCCCCCGCTAACTTCAGCAGGAGTAAAGAAAACTCCATCTCTAGCTGCAGAATCCCTTGATACTATGCTCATCAAGGCAGTATCTAAGCATCTTGCAAGAGATGCTCACTGCCTTACAGAATCAACCTCTCTAGCAGATGCTATGAAAATGTCCTGCTGATCATTTACACATGACTAGTGCATGGCTATGTGAACCGTTTCTTTAAAGCTGTCTCAGAAAACCAGGCAGGAAAGGGTTGGGGAAAGTTGTAGGTAGAAACTACAGTTTGttgaagcagagagagacagagtggctttagtgatgattttgttttccttattcgaataaagttttttttctgcTTAGGGTACAGCATCTTCTTCTGTGATTCCTTACATTTGATACATGACATAGTGTCAGACTGATTAATTTTggacataaaaggaaaagaaaatgcaagAGTTCCATCTCTCCACAAATCTTTCAGTCTGGTACCTACATGGAACGGCCTGAGTGGAAGGAGCATATCACAAGACTCTGAGACAGAAAGATGTTTACCACAGGGAACAGCAATGCCCAGGGAAGTTCACGAGGAGTGAAGCTGTAAATGTTCATAAATGGATGAAAAACTCCCAGACAGCTCACAAAATGTAATTACAATTGGGAActcatcatcaagcaggtgtgtgtCCAATAACAAGACGACAAGGGATCAAATACCAGCCAAAAGTGCTCagttgggcaagcaatcccatcatgctgagcacctaggcagggtgagtgtgcccatgcaaacgaaataatgatgataataagtaaattaaaagattttggttccgttcaaaagtgtctggttgTCTGGATTTGGCCCGTGGTCTGCCAACTGATTACCCCTGGTTAGTACACTCGGAGCCTTTTACCAcacccctttctttttctttcaatatACAACTGTATTGAGCTTTTCCTGATTTCACTTAATCTCCCTATTGACTTCTAATTAAATTAGAGCCTGGTAACACAGTACACAGGAAAATGATGGTGAGTTTTTATTGTTTGATCTGATCTGTGCAATAGTATTTGCATAAACCCAAGGTGGatgtttaattaaattttttctgttttcagtggAGCTAAAGTTAACGTTGGTATTTTGACCAGTTTGTGTAACATCCAATTCTGCAAGGACATCTCTGTATATTTGCATCAGTTCAATTAGCACTAGCCTGACAACAGCATTAACTGCCGCAGCTAGCACATCAAACATGGAACTGCGTGCTTATAGTTTCACCATTTTTCATGTTTAGTAGAGTATTAAGCCATGGCAAAATGATGTAAAATAACAATACAATTTACATTTGATACCAGCTACTCTCAAGATTAATAAAACAAGGCACAAACATGTTGATATATTAAGTCAAGTGTATTAAGATAATATattctgaattttgttttaacttttaagacaataaaaaacccacccagAAGAGATCAGGTACAAAATTTAGTTCATAATCCAACATCACATCCCCATCAcagattatatttatatttacatatcAGTTACCAGTTGGTGTCAGGGCATTGGTGTGCAGAGGGACAGTCCGGTctctcctctgccctgcctgcagcacaTCCACTCTTCTTTGGGCTCAGACTGCCCTCAGCAGAGTGAGCTGAAGCCAGGGGGGCCTGTAGTAGGCAGTGAGCAAGGTCGAGGGCGGGGGGATAAATCGTATTGGGGGAGTAGTGTGTGAATGTGAGAGACTACACTGTGGAGGCAGAGCCAATTGCCATGGGAATGCACTGCCTTCAGTGGGGCTCAGTGCAGATCCATCAGAACCTGAGATGGCACCATGAAATGGGAGAAGATGCCAAGTTGAATGGCCCCTTTGTGAAGGAGGCTGATTCCAGAGTATGCTCTTCTACTCATCTCCAACTTATGCTATACTTGGAAAAATCCCGACCAAACACAAAGTTGGTTCAATGTGTaggcagggtctgaatgaactctcctctAACAGCTAGTTtgagagggggagagacttcaagAACAAACTGTATTTATATGAATGCACCTACTCTGCATAGGTATCTTGCAGACAGGAATTGTGTAGCTCCAAGTGATCAGCTTTGGTTGGTAACTGCCCCACcgcaagtgatttcagctctcatttgagCACTTTAACGTAACAGGCTCCTAATGAATCCCATTTAGCTCcgtctttgaacagtggggaggaacaggttaaaccagaccagggacccttaggaagagtccacacctcctggctgggacacctgtcttcacccctcttactttcacagggggctggcatttgagcccctggcttagcGAGTTCCTTTCAGCTGAGGTTGACCCCTCAATTGGGACAAgctcagcacagttctgctcccctttagtcAGACAATTAAGATAAcattgataacaacatttcactacccctgggTCTGATTTATTagaaaaaccaacaaaaacttacaaccccagtgctctgtgctgtccTCTGAGTCCAATGCGAGGGGGAGCGGGAGAAGCAGGTGCTAACAAAAAGGAGATATAAAGTGTCTGAATATAAGTACATCTGGCTGGtctgtgataaaatcatgaatggtgtagagaaatcgaataaggaaatgctatttactcctcataacacaagaactaggggtcaccaaatgaaattaattggcaacaggtttaaaacaaaaggaagtatttcttcacagtcagcctgtggaactctttccagagggtattgtgaaggccaagactgtaacagagttcaaaaaagaatagattaattcatggaggataggtccatcaaaagctattagccaggatgggcagggatggtgtccctagcctccgtttgccggaatctgggaatgggtgacggggggATGGAACATTCCCtgtgaagcagctggcattggctactgtcagaagacaggatactaggctagatggacctttggtctgacccaatgtggctgttcttatgttcttaaccctttttaaaattattttcctaaCAGTGAAATAAAGATGttctacttctctctctcttgctctcaaaaaacaaacaaaacaaaacaaaagaaaaccgaGCATGCtgtttaaagttttgcctaaagGAAAACTACTAAGCAGCTTATGTGAAAAAGTTAACACTTATTTGTTTACCAGAGATAAGGAGTCTCCTTTTTTGCATCACACAGCCTCTTTCTTTCCTAACTTTTTAAATACACCAATCTTTAAAGTTTTGCCCAAAGGCTTTAGATGTATGCAAAAGATGAAAAACAGTGAATATATATTGCCATCATTTACAATAAAGGTTATATCAAACTTTCTTATTTCATTTACTGGAAATTGACTTTAGCTGTAAGCTTTGTAAAGGGAGAAAGTCCTATTCCCAGCATTTACAATAAAAGGCTTGAATAATTGCATGATAGGAATAAAGCTATAATAGCAGGTTTTTATTCAGAATGACACTAAGAAAGCAGCTTATACCAAAATTAgctactttttttaaatttagaaggaAAACCTGTTGCTCTTTACaagagccccccacccctctcagggtcaccatttcagattttggtagggGGGAAATTTAACTGTAATTCCAGGGGCtagttaggcacctgaaaactctaggttttttgcagataacttagcaattagctgacaggagcactgtatctaattcctatataaaagaaagaaattttaataaatattagacccactcagctctaatactaacatgacACCAAAAGTGTACACGACCAGATATGGGGCAGGACGGCTGGACATAAACCATAAAAAGAGCATGGAAACCGGTCAGAATTACATGCTGATGAGTCCTGTCAAGTGGTTTACTACTAAGACGCATTTCTGATCTTCTTGCACACATGCTACTTTGTGGGTGATGGTGAAAGCAGGGAAACCATTTTTATTCTCCTgcccttttgggggaggggtaatCTTTGCTTTTTAACCCCACCCCAGTTCAGGCTCTGTGCTGTTCCAGGCCACCTGCTGGAGAGCACATCCTTGTCTCTTTCTCATCTACCTGGGTTTTCTCCTCAACTGGTGTTTCCATTTCACTAACCTGGAGACTTTTCCCTTCTGTAGAGTGAGGTATACCCTCATACGACCAATCTTTTACTTGACCTTCACTAAAGCTCAAATCTTTGTTCTGGGCTGCCTTCTCTCCCGCCAGTAGTTCTGCGTCTTCATCATGTGCCCTACTCTTGCTCTGCAGCTGGTCCTGTGCCTTGGAGAGACTGTATAGTTGCCTGCAGATCCTGCTGCAACTTCCGGTTACAGACTTGCAAAAAtgtcagctcctcctccagcttgaGCCTTCATCTGCTCATGAAGCTCTCTCTTCAATGGCTGGGCTTCTTGGGAAGTTAACCATGAATTTCCTCTGATGAATGCTGTCAGGCTGTCCAGAGTGGCTCATGAACAtgggtgccaacctcagggcagactgttacaaacaAGGGCACAACCCCCCAATTGGTTGaatgttctatacttagatttcaccaatcaagTATGAAGTGAACTCCTCAAGCTctgtaacagccttaacatggagacACAGCCAATCCCCTTGGGCACTCCCGTCTACCTTGCCACCCCAGCAAACTCATCCTTATGACAGCTGGTCCCTTACATGAAAAATCACAagaatattcaggttactccaagtcccaaaggaccagtcacttaccccaggtcagttgcaccttaAATCAAAGACAATGTTTGTAGCCAGTCCTCTAATTAactaactaagaaaaagaaacaagagagttatttacaaggttaaaactggtaaatacacacacacaaatgagttacagtcttaggtttcaaaaagcAATAGAAGCTGCTCTATATGTCTTTTCGGGCTAACACAAGCTAAGCAGCTTggagatcccttgcttatgcttagaaatattgccttctccaaattccaagcaccATAGTGATGCCAAGAAACACAGTTTattctggtcagggatttttattcccttctccaGAGTTCAAGCTGTGATGGGGCATGTCCACCTGCTGGTTCTCTCTTCAACGGTGTGTAGGGGAGCaaacaaagtctttgttcttcAATGTTTCGCAAAGGCTAATTTTGTCTCAAGGGGCCTTCCTGGTGGGCAGGACCTAACACTTTCTGTAGGAAGCCACCATTTCTACATTAATTAATGCTCCTTTTCCATTTGATGacttacacaattacagaggatTACAGTGCAAGCACTTAAGATAACCTTATAACATGTCTTCTTCCCTTTTGACATTCATGACAGGCTGGCTTGTCCAGTTGctgctgggcccctgggcaagCCTGGGGTTAAGCTTTTATAAGTAAGTTTAATATATGCAGctttttacaagcatttcatgaaGTCTAAACACAGTCTTATAAATTTAAGATCTcatttaacaatactaacacacaggtgagccagactggtttccagctttgCATTTGTCAGTGCTCAATGAGACTTATCTCCTGCTGTGCTAGTGTCACAAATTCTGGTCTTGTTTTCCAGTCTGGGTACTTGTTCCTCCCCCTTAGCCACAGCCAACTGGCTTCTCTCCTCCTTGATTAGCTCCTTCTGTCTGTCCTTTAAATATtggatttgtttttgttgctcACTCAGACTCAGTAGGAACATCTGCACCTGGGTCTGCAAATTACTTAACTATTCAAGATTATCAGACTCCTTCTCACACTCGCTCCCTGGTGCCTATGAACTCCTCTCAGCCTTTGCTGCAGTTCTTTTAGCCCGGTGTCCTGCTACCCTTTGGAGCAGCTGACTGAATCTTCGTCTGACTCCTGTATTAGATTACTCTAGTTTCTCACACTCTCATGTCCTCAGGCTG
Above is a window of Caretta caretta isolate rCarCar2 chromosome 2, rCarCar1.hap1, whole genome shotgun sequence DNA encoding:
- the LOC125631324 gene encoding LOW QUALITY PROTEIN: patched domain-containing protein 3-like (The sequence of the model RefSeq protein was modified relative to this genomic sequence to represent the inferred CDS: deleted 2 bases in 2 codons; substituted 1 base at 1 genomic stop codon) yields the protein MTCSTDWQQTNPKNKVEKWMAETYAEAAVSITITTLTDVLVFYIGIVNSFQSVKSFCLYIGTAFIFCYLYNITFLGAVLALNGKREEGNRHLLIFTKVKDIVQPHRSCLYNMCCVGGFSDKSSGGEGEHPMNKFFRKYYGPFLTKIWTKVFVVLLYEGFLARSIYGCTQIKEGTVLRNLASDDSYEFGTMTGYYDWEDEYFSEYGPRIMVTITENVDFLGTYWNPSIRNDIENRCMESLENNSYVEKSLSESWLRMYENVARIGSLNIDTKAFFMGNLSELYKLFPELEWDIDIRYQEIAASHFFIQTVNVTTAVDEKNLLHQLKTXPKDCKIPLMVYHPAFIYYDQYIVIVPNTIQNIGIATGVMLCVSLLLIPNPLCSLWVTFAIASVIAGVAGFMTYWNVNLDSISMINLVICIGFSVDFSAHISYAFVSSEKSTVNERAVDALYLLGYLVIQGAISTILGVIVLSAAKAYIFRTFFKIMFLVILFGAVHGLVFIPVFLTFFGIRGRSSHKRVNIKTRGKNSSSFSDAQSPSNVSNSFMLKEK